A genomic segment from Candidatus Brocadia sinica JPN1 encodes:
- the mnmG gene encoding tRNA uridine-5-carboxymethylaminomethyl(34) synthesis enzyme MnmG: protein MHTEFDVIVVGAGHAGCEAALASARMGMSTALLTINLDTIAQMSCNPAIGGLAKGQLVREIDALGGEMAKVTDETGIQFRMLNTKKGPAVHSPRAQADKKAYQVSMKKRVESQNNLFLRQEIVDDLIIDNNKVAGIIGQSGLKYKARAIILTTGTFLKGLIHIGEFITSGGRIGELSSEKLSDSLRRIGFEVGRLKTGTPPRLNGRTINYKILTPQYGDDYPQPFSFSTEKIVCTQVPCYITYTNPDTHKIITANLSRAPLYTGQIKSVGPRYCPSLEDKIVRFSGKDQHQVFLEPEGLDTLEVYCNGISTSMPHDVQEAIVHSIAGLESAEIVRYGYAIEYDFVPPTQLRPSLETKLTENLFHAGQINGTSGYEEAAAQGIMAGINAALKIQGKEPFILDRSEAYIGVLIDDLVTKGTQEPYRMFTSRAEYRLLLRHDNADRRLMKYGYRYGLIAEQQWHKLQEKERSITEILTYLDKKMAGQDTLTKILSRPDTTFDDVLNLDTDLSQRRISKEVKEQVEIEVKYKGYIERQQIQIEKFKKMEDYKIPPWLDYQNISELRKEARQKLFQIRPVSLAQASRISGVSPADISILMIYLAGKLKKHRES from the coding sequence ATGCATACAGAATTTGATGTAATCGTGGTCGGCGCCGGGCATGCAGGTTGCGAAGCGGCTCTTGCGTCTGCACGTATGGGTATGAGTACGGCATTGCTCACGATAAATCTGGACACGATTGCTCAAATGTCATGCAACCCTGCCATCGGCGGCCTCGCAAAAGGTCAATTGGTTCGGGAGATCGATGCCCTCGGTGGTGAAATGGCAAAGGTAACTGACGAAACGGGTATCCAATTCCGCATGCTCAATACCAAAAAGGGCCCCGCCGTCCATTCCCCCCGTGCCCAGGCCGATAAAAAAGCCTACCAGGTATCTATGAAAAAGAGGGTGGAAAGCCAAAACAATCTTTTTTTGAGGCAAGAGATTGTCGACGATCTCATCATCGATAATAACAAGGTCGCCGGGATTATCGGTCAAAGTGGCTTAAAATATAAAGCAAGGGCTATCATCCTTACGACGGGGACGTTCTTAAAAGGTCTCATCCATATCGGAGAGTTTATAACCTCTGGTGGCCGGATTGGAGAACTATCATCAGAAAAGTTGTCAGATTCCTTACGAAGAATCGGGTTTGAGGTTGGACGTCTCAAGACAGGTACTCCTCCGCGTCTTAACGGACGCACTATTAACTATAAGATACTCACACCACAGTATGGAGATGATTATCCCCAGCCTTTTTCATTTTCAACAGAGAAAATCGTTTGTACGCAAGTTCCATGTTATATTACGTATACGAACCCTGATACACACAAAATCATCACGGCTAACTTGTCCCGCGCGCCACTCTATACGGGACAGATTAAGTCTGTGGGACCCAGGTACTGCCCGTCTTTGGAAGACAAGATCGTACGTTTTTCAGGAAAAGATCAGCACCAGGTATTTCTGGAGCCTGAAGGATTAGATACCCTCGAGGTTTATTGCAATGGGATCTCAACCAGTATGCCCCATGACGTTCAGGAGGCAATCGTTCATTCTATTGCCGGCCTGGAATCCGCCGAAATAGTGCGATACGGTTATGCCATCGAGTATGATTTTGTGCCACCGACCCAACTCCGGCCATCCCTGGAAACAAAACTGACAGAAAATCTTTTTCATGCGGGTCAAATTAATGGGACCTCCGGCTATGAAGAAGCTGCTGCCCAGGGAATCATGGCGGGCATCAATGCGGCATTGAAGATACAGGGAAAAGAGCCTTTTATCCTGGACCGCTCTGAGGCATATATCGGTGTGCTGATCGATGATCTTGTTACAAAAGGGACACAAGAACCCTATCGGATGTTTACCTCCCGTGCGGAATACCGGCTTCTCTTACGGCATGACAATGCCGACAGGAGATTAATGAAATATGGTTACCGTTACGGACTCATTGCAGAACAGCAGTGGCATAAATTGCAGGAAAAAGAGAGATCTATTACCGAAATCTTGACCTATCTGGATAAAAAAATGGCGGGGCAGGACACCCTTACAAAAATATTGAGCCGTCCGGACACTACCTTTGATGACGTGCTTAATCTGGACACTGATCTGAGTCAAAGGCGCATATCAAAAGAAGTAAAGGAACAAGTAGAAATTGAGGTAAAGTATAAAGGGTACATAGAGCGTCAGCAAATCCAGATAGAGAAGTTCAAAAAGATGGAAGATTATAAAATCCCTCCATGGCTCGACTACCAGAATATTTCTGAACTCAGGAAAGAAGCCCGCCAAAAGCTCTTCCAGATACGCCCGGTTTCCCTGGCGCAGGCATCACGCATTTCTGGAGTCTCTCCTGCCGACATTTCCATTCTTATGATCTATCTTGCAGGGAAACTGAAAAAGCATCGTGAATCGTGA
- the rny gene encoding ribonuclease Y — translation MQLFQLLAYLLLPVCLALGYFICILVYKKKQAASEKKIKHLLEESQQAAEKIKKEAELAAKAELYQRREAFEKETQETKMELRLHEKRLSKREDNLERKMELLTKKERYIDTLSSNFALKEKKVDEKKSELEKLIEEENKALLKISNLSREEAEKLLLNRLEKELDIKCSELISKKIAEAKENAEQTAVSLISTAIQRCAATHTAENIVSSIELPNNEMKGRIIGREGRNIRAFEKATGIDVIVDDTPGVIVLSGFDSVRREIARQSMEKLILDGRIHPAHIEEIVKETEKEIEQVIQETGKQTCFELGIHNIHPELIKLVGRLKYRTSYGQNQLQHSIEVANLMGIIAGELKLDVPLAKRCGLLHDIGKAIGPEMEGTHAVAGADLAKRYDERPEVVNAIAGHHEEAPVESIYTVLASATDAISAGRPGARRETLEKYIKRLEKLESIATSFSGVESAYAIQAGREVRVMVCPDKTNDKAAAKMCYDIAREIEGQLEYPGEVVVTVIRETRFVERAK, via the coding sequence ATGCAACTATTTCAACTACTGGCATACCTCCTTCTTCCTGTATGTCTTGCCCTCGGATACTTTATTTGTATACTTGTATACAAGAAGAAGCAAGCTGCCAGCGAAAAGAAGATAAAGCATCTTCTTGAAGAATCACAACAAGCGGCTGAAAAAATTAAGAAGGAAGCTGAACTGGCAGCAAAAGCGGAACTGTACCAACGCAGAGAGGCTTTTGAAAAAGAAACCCAGGAAACGAAGATGGAGTTAAGGTTACATGAAAAGAGGTTGAGCAAACGAGAAGATAACCTGGAACGCAAAATGGAATTATTAACAAAAAAAGAGCGGTATATTGACACGCTTTCCTCCAATTTTGCCTTAAAGGAAAAAAAAGTAGATGAAAAGAAATCAGAGCTTGAAAAGTTAATAGAAGAAGAAAACAAAGCCCTCCTGAAAATCTCCAATTTATCCAGAGAAGAGGCTGAAAAACTTTTATTAAATCGGTTAGAAAAAGAGCTTGACATTAAATGCTCCGAACTGATTTCGAAAAAAATAGCGGAAGCAAAGGAAAATGCAGAACAAACTGCTGTGTCATTAATAAGCACTGCTATTCAACGATGCGCAGCGACTCATACGGCTGAAAATATCGTAAGTTCAATTGAACTCCCCAACAACGAAATGAAGGGGCGCATTATCGGACGCGAAGGAAGGAACATCCGCGCCTTTGAGAAGGCAACCGGAATTGACGTTATTGTGGATGATACCCCCGGAGTAATCGTCCTTTCCGGATTCGATAGCGTTCGTCGTGAAATAGCACGGCAATCGATGGAAAAATTGATTCTTGATGGAAGGATTCATCCGGCGCACATCGAAGAAATTGTGAAAGAAACAGAAAAGGAAATAGAACAGGTTATTCAGGAAACCGGGAAGCAAACGTGTTTTGAACTTGGGATTCATAATATCCACCCGGAATTGATAAAGCTTGTTGGAAGACTTAAATATAGAACGAGTTATGGTCAAAATCAACTGCAACATTCTATCGAAGTCGCAAACCTCATGGGTATTATTGCAGGCGAATTAAAACTGGATGTCCCACTGGCGAAAAGATGCGGCCTTTTGCATGACATTGGCAAGGCTATCGGTCCGGAAATGGAGGGCACTCATGCCGTTGCAGGCGCAGACCTTGCAAAACGCTATGATGAAAGACCTGAAGTGGTAAATGCAATTGCCGGTCATCATGAGGAAGCGCCGGTGGAATCTATTTATACCGTGTTGGCGAGCGCTACCGATGCAATTTCTGCCGGCAGACCAGGTGCAAGGAGAGAAACGTTAGAAAAGTATATTAAACGATTGGAGAAACTGGAAAGTATTGCAACTTCTTTCAGCGGTGTGGAAAGCGCCTATGCTATTCAGGCGGGAAGGGAAGTGCGTGTGATGGTATGTCCGGATAAGACCAATGATAAGGCTGCTGCCAAGATGTGTTATGATATTGCCAGGGAGATTGAAGGACAGTTGGAATACCCGGGGGAGGTTGTTGTTACTGTAATTCGGGAAACACGTTTTGTTGAACGTGCGAAGTAG
- a CDS encoding type II toxin-antitoxin system Phd/YefM family antitoxin, which produces MITVGIKELKNRLSYYLREIKKGEKIAITEREKVIATIIPVERVDVDSKLLSLVKEGFAVWKGGKPVGSRHPVKIKGKTVSEIVIEDRR; this is translated from the coding sequence ATGATTACCGTTGGCATTAAAGAATTAAAAAATAGATTGAGTTATTATCTTCGCGAGATAAAAAAGGGTGAAAAGATTGCAATTACCGAAAGGGAGAAGGTGATCGCTACCATTATTCCGGTAGAGAGGGTAGATGTGGACTCCAAACTTCTTTCACTTGTGAAAGAGGGTTTTGCCGTATGGAAAGGTGGTAAACCTGTGGGAAGCAGACACCCTGTAAAAATCAAAGGAAAGACTGTCTCTGAGATAGTCATTGAAGACAGAAGATGA
- a CDS encoding fructose-bisphosphatase class II — protein MSEYRRIKDTTTFVKDASFDPKKMDDPCIVEAYIPEEYNLKVSGEGLQLANRNELRHPVGVVAARSLRYFSTNSEGFNIFRVRDMVVWRLRHIYNSFNWWTAYVVNAEGERKYMPMLYIGEKFGTPTGNAGEADIVPSAFENDRCIVNQKCGGGAIFAVGYSERGGLFNSPDMYGVKTIVGNKYKGAGVSVIHGITKNLRLMAERSLKASGKDISPQRIYDEIKEMKIVVLDRPRHEKLIKTVRELGAKLILVTDDDLTPTLAVTRNDVDLITGAGGVPEAILSAIIVEKLGGEMSLKILPADIAQDEKLLGKLSNWNLFKKNEIDILRNFKIVRPGTEKEGERSWDTVWTSRDLARGMDMVFTASVIKKTPWIRFPDGKEVPGVELEPETGEVTVHVVRIAGNNLEIVPVMYTTTISECVRRQKERAESHARADGDLLIQSGEAYAEFGMFQRAKGCIRKAKTLKNANKDFLQKCDALYEYIEGLDVLVNERVQTPGTLIEHFKKVCHLGRKDDIWLKSKLMIKRFFEYLGDKHYHDRHYEAALACYREALQYSPQLSLYRKVNSIQMRDMLEEYFHLIDEIYKELNYKESRDLEKYKLGVALEVFYSNEGYLKSSCREPWLIFFRRTVLHGKRPSYKLAILIKLLRLYNTLNTASDDVLSFCLKREFGVTEDEIDCILGYKSAHKKFHSVCELYRVKGLGLECLSKLLLPQTTVESQNELEDADIPLSISLVEVMEKRYKNMLEELKDGYRKEAQEHSYAMAEAYHYVGLALFDVGDDEGVKIYYEKALEKFREIIEKFQGLTPVNAQYRIGNLYEELSLLYENEKGEYCKKAIDAYIRIIDEQQSEKLFGYIRGLVSVRIEQAKERVECLKRELSAMALNI, from the coding sequence ATGAGCGAATATAGAAGAATTAAAGATACTACTACGTTTGTAAAAGATGCGAGTTTCGATCCCAAAAAGATGGATGATCCCTGTATCGTCGAGGCATATATTCCAGAAGAATACAACTTGAAGGTTTCGGGAGAAGGTCTGCAATTGGCAAACAGAAATGAATTACGACATCCTGTTGGGGTTGTTGCTGCGCGGTCTTTGCGGTATTTCAGTACCAATAGCGAAGGTTTTAATATCTTTCGTGTACGGGATATGGTTGTCTGGCGGCTCAGGCATATTTATAACAGTTTCAACTGGTGGACTGCCTACGTGGTAAATGCAGAAGGCGAACGGAAATATATGCCCATGCTCTATATAGGGGAAAAATTCGGCACTCCAACAGGAAATGCAGGCGAAGCAGATATTGTGCCAAGCGCATTTGAAAACGACCGGTGTATCGTTAATCAGAAGTGTGGGGGAGGGGCAATTTTTGCCGTCGGATACAGTGAAAGGGGGGGGTTATTTAATTCTCCCGATATGTATGGGGTCAAGACGATTGTTGGAAATAAGTATAAAGGCGCTGGTGTTAGTGTGATCCATGGCATTACAAAGAATCTCAGGCTTATGGCAGAACGTTCATTAAAAGCCAGCGGCAAGGATATCTCTCCACAAAGAATTTATGATGAAATCAAGGAGATGAAAATTGTTGTTCTGGACAGGCCAAGGCATGAAAAACTCATTAAAACAGTCAGAGAGCTTGGCGCCAAATTAATTCTTGTTACGGACGATGATCTTACTCCTACCCTTGCAGTTACCAGAAACGACGTTGATCTGATCACTGGTGCAGGTGGAGTTCCCGAAGCGATATTAAGCGCAATTATTGTTGAAAAATTAGGCGGCGAAATGAGCTTAAAAATATTACCTGCTGATATAGCACAGGATGAAAAGTTATTGGGGAAATTAAGTAATTGGAACCTCTTCAAAAAGAACGAAATAGATATTTTACGGAATTTTAAAATTGTAAGACCCGGTACAGAAAAAGAAGGAGAGAGGTCTTGGGATACCGTCTGGACTTCAAGGGATTTGGCCAGGGGCATGGATATGGTTTTTACGGCCAGTGTCATCAAAAAAACCCCATGGATAAGGTTTCCGGATGGAAAAGAGGTTCCCGGAGTAGAATTAGAACCTGAAACGGGAGAAGTAACCGTACATGTAGTTCGTATTGCTGGTAATAATCTGGAAATTGTCCCTGTCATGTATACAACAACGATTAGTGAATGCGTAAGACGACAGAAAGAGCGGGCAGAATCTCATGCCAGAGCAGATGGAGATTTGCTCATTCAATCGGGGGAGGCGTATGCAGAGTTTGGCATGTTCCAAAGGGCCAAAGGATGTATACGGAAAGCAAAGACGCTGAAAAATGCCAATAAGGATTTCCTGCAGAAGTGTGATGCTTTGTACGAATATATTGAGGGATTGGATGTCCTTGTCAACGAGCGTGTCCAAACACCAGGAACTTTAATAGAACATTTTAAAAAGGTATGTCATTTAGGGCGGAAAGACGATATCTGGTTGAAATCCAAGCTCATGATTAAAAGATTTTTCGAATACCTCGGTGACAAGCATTATCATGACCGACACTATGAGGCGGCTCTTGCTTGTTATAGAGAGGCATTACAATACAGCCCCCAATTGAGTCTCTACCGCAAGGTGAATTCTATTCAGATGAGGGATATGCTGGAAGAGTATTTTCATCTGATTGACGAAATATATAAGGAACTCAATTACAAAGAATCGAGAGATCTGGAAAAATACAAACTTGGAGTTGCATTGGAAGTTTTCTATAGTAATGAGGGGTATTTAAAGTCTTCGTGCAGAGAACCATGGCTTATCTTTTTCAGGAGGACTGTATTACATGGAAAAAGGCCTTCCTACAAATTAGCCATTCTTATCAAATTATTAAGATTATACAATACGTTGAACACTGCAAGCGACGATGTTCTTTCTTTCTGCCTGAAGAGAGAATTCGGTGTGACTGAAGACGAAATAGATTGTATTCTCGGGTATAAAAGTGCACATAAGAAATTTCATTCTGTCTGTGAACTCTATCGTGTAAAAGGATTGGGTCTGGAGTGCCTGTCGAAATTACTGCTCCCACAGACAACAGTAGAAAGTCAAAACGAACTGGAAGATGCCGATATCCCGCTGAGTATCAGCCTTGTTGAGGTAATGGAAAAAAGGTATAAAAATATGCTGGAGGAACTTAAGGATGGATATAGGAAAGAGGCACAAGAACATTCGTATGCAATGGCAGAAGCATATCATTACGTTGGTTTGGCGCTTTTTGACGTCGGTGATGACGAGGGTGTAAAGATATATTATGAAAAAGCGCTCGAAAAATTCCGTGAGATCATAGAGAAGTTTCAGGGGTTAACACCGGTTAATGCTCAATATCGTATTGGCAATCTTTACGAAGAATTATCTTTGCTCTATGAGAATGAGAAGGGGGAGTATTGCAAAAAAGCGATAGATGCCTATATACGTATTATCGATGAGCAGCAATCGGAAAAATTATTTGGTTACATCCGCGGGCTGGTTTCGGTCCGAATAGAACAGGCTAAAGAAAGGGTGGAATGTTTAAAAAGAGAATTGTCAGCTATGGCGCTGAATATTTGA
- the holB gene encoding DNA polymerase III subunit delta': MSFKTISCQDRAIKLFQNAILNDRLAHAYIFAGQEGIGKTLFSRELAKTIFCQHRGTDACDTCNSCKRITSDNFSDLFFILPEKNSRVIKIEQLKYLQDVLNVKPLESKYKIVIIQSADKMNEEASNCLLKTLEEPPSYAIIILIVTSLESVRETIRSRCQIVRFSPLSSTVVKDILINRFQLDNKKAERLAVVSNGSIERATLLSGTHALEKKNWLVDRILKLEMNDNLTFSKELFEEWHIQDLEVLEEKRTYVKELILSFLLYYRDLLICKTGGSKLPIHYIDWKDALISKSNSLSEDVLFRIINVIKTSLGHLDHNANITLLLENMITKILHLQFNCRIPSLQEHFSLR, from the coding sequence ATGTCTTTTAAAACCATCTCTTGCCAAGATCGTGCCATAAAGTTGTTTCAAAATGCTATTCTCAATGACCGTCTGGCACACGCTTATATTTTCGCCGGTCAGGAAGGTATCGGTAAAACATTATTTTCCAGAGAATTAGCAAAGACGATTTTTTGCCAACATCGTGGTACAGATGCGTGTGATACCTGCAATTCTTGCAAAAGAATCACCAGTGACAATTTTTCTGACCTGTTTTTCATACTCCCCGAGAAAAACAGTCGGGTGATTAAAATAGAACAATTAAAATATCTCCAGGATGTCCTGAACGTCAAACCGCTGGAATCAAAGTATAAAATAGTAATTATACAATCAGCAGACAAGATGAACGAAGAGGCATCTAACTGTTTATTGAAGACACTGGAAGAACCGCCTTCCTATGCTATTATTATATTAATTGTTACCTCTTTAGAATCAGTCAGGGAAACGATTCGGTCGAGGTGTCAAATAGTACGGTTTTCTCCGTTATCATCGACCGTGGTAAAAGATATCCTCATAAATCGGTTTCAACTGGATAATAAAAAAGCAGAACGATTAGCAGTCGTATCCAATGGCAGTATTGAGAGGGCTACATTACTTTCCGGTACACATGCCCTTGAAAAGAAGAACTGGCTTGTTGATCGGATTTTGAAGTTAGAAATGAATGATAATTTAACTTTTTCAAAGGAATTATTCGAAGAATGGCATATCCAGGATCTGGAAGTATTAGAAGAAAAACGAACGTACGTAAAAGAACTGATACTTTCATTTCTTTTGTATTACAGGGACTTGCTTATTTGTAAGACAGGGGGGAGCAAGTTACCTATTCATTATATTGATTGGAAAGATGCATTAATATCGAAAAGCAACTCATTATCTGAAGATGTGTTGTTCCGTATTATCAATGTGATCAAGACATCACTTGGACATCTTGACCATAATGCCAATATTACTTTGTTGCTTGAGAATATGATAACAAAGATACTTCACCTTCAATTTAATTGCAGAATACCGTCTTTACAAGAACATTTTTCTCTCAGGTGA
- a CDS encoding lipoyl domain-containing protein — protein sequence MRVEVELPEVEGNNGDEATVSFWYVEEDEEVEEGEDLVEMITEKTTFNVTAPVSGRLLEILAQEGDVVKIGDIMAILETEEEEEEEEDDDDDDDGEEEEEEEEEEEED from the coding sequence ATGAGAGTCGAAGTAGAATTACCCGAAGTGGAAGGAAATAACGGAGACGAAGCGACAGTCTCTTTTTGGTATGTTGAAGAAGATGAAGAGGTTGAAGAGGGTGAAGACCTTGTTGAAATGATCACCGAAAAAACCACTTTTAATGTTACAGCCCCGGTATCTGGGAGATTGTTAGAGATACTTGCACAGGAAGGTGACGTAGTGAAAATAGGTGACATTATGGCAATCCTTGAGACCGAAGAGGAAGAAGAAGAAGAAGAAGATGATGATGATGATGATGATGGAGAGGAGGAGGAGGAGGAGGAGGAGGAGGAGGAGGAAGATTAG
- a CDS encoding type II toxin-antitoxin system VapC family toxin → MIVYIDTSDLVKLYVEETGSERIKDIIQNATVISTSIVAYAEARSAFARKQKEDGFSITMLQKIVADFNRDWESYFVIEVTDGLIRLAGDIAEKHLLRGFDSIHLASAANLKNKIRSDVCFSSNDLKLNRAAKKEGIIVL, encoded by the coding sequence ATGATTGTCTACATTGATACGAGCGACCTGGTTAAATTATATGTGGAGGAGACTGGTTCTGAGAGGATAAAAGATATAATTCAGAATGCAACAGTTATTTCCACTTCAATAGTAGCTTATGCAGAAGCGAGGTCTGCCTTCGCAAGGAAACAAAAAGAAGATGGTTTTTCAATTACCATGCTACAAAAAATTGTAGCAGATTTTAATAGAGACTGGGAAAGCTATTTTGTAATTGAGGTTACCGATGGATTAATACGGCTTGCAGGTGATATTGCCGAAAAGCATCTGCTCAGAGGATTTGATTCCATTCATTTAGCGTCAGCAGCTAATTTAAAAAACAAAATCAGGTCAGATGTGTGCTTTTCAAGTAATGACCTCAAACTGAATCGGGCCGCAAAGAAAGAGGGAATTATTGTTCTATAA
- a CDS encoding TIGR04282 family arsenosugar biosynthesis glycosyltransferase, whose protein sequence is MNNVLIVFLKYPEPGKVKTRLAKALGNEKACRIYQLLAESVIRNIFLKNERKYDVHIFFTPIDKKNEIVTWLKPLIGNDTETGIHYIPQEGAELGERMSDAFQQALQKKSYERSIIIGTDCPGIDAALIEDAFEVLKKKDIVIGPCMDGGYYLLGMSGLFPDLFSGIDWSTDCVFDQTMRKIQRNHLSYMILKTLADIDTQEDLSHHAPHILIL, encoded by the coding sequence ATGAACAACGTATTAATCGTCTTCCTCAAATACCCCGAACCAGGGAAAGTAAAGACCCGCCTGGCAAAGGCTCTTGGGAATGAAAAGGCATGCCGAATCTATCAATTACTGGCTGAAAGTGTGATCAGGAATATCTTCTTGAAAAATGAAAGAAAATATGATGTACATATCTTTTTTACTCCTATTGATAAAAAAAATGAAATCGTGACATGGCTAAAGCCACTTATTGGTAACGACACTGAAACTGGTATCCATTATATACCTCAAGAAGGCGCTGAATTAGGCGAAAGAATGTCCGATGCCTTCCAGCAGGCGTTACAAAAAAAAAGTTATGAAAGAAGCATAATCATAGGAACAGACTGTCCTGGAATAGACGCTGCATTGATTGAAGATGCCTTTGAAGTATTGAAGAAAAAAGACATCGTTATCGGACCGTGCATGGATGGCGGTTATTACCTGTTGGGTATGTCAGGATTATTTCCCGATTTGTTTTCAGGCATAGACTGGAGCACGGATTGTGTGTTTGACCAGACAATGAGAAAGATACAGAGAAATCATTTGTCTTACATGATATTAAAGACATTAGCGGACATAGACACGCAGGAAGACCTTAGTCATCATGCGCCCCATATTTTGATTCTGTAG
- a CDS encoding ISL3 family transposase has translation MRLDTITELLRIPGFKVTHMISSTESSIEFLLEQEEERTSVCSGCGKVHNTAVHSVGRITVEDLPMSSRRVYLHVPKRKSMCLEDGSIRVEEHEWIRGRFTKRFVEQVYRLTSITTNKEAGWFLGIDDETVYRIDKEMLEELSLERIEKVKAPRHMSVDEVAWQKWHKYVTNVVDVEKRKVIWNHDGRGKTTLDKFYRKIGKEGCKRIKAMASDGAKGFLTSTKEHLKNALIVLDHFHVKKYLNEAVDAVRKEELRKARQQNQEDLSRILHCNKRFILMQNKVTNKQKDILDKLSTLNEKVYKAMLLKEQFLSLYVASNRRVAYANLRAWIGTAIRSGIASFVELGYKFFRKRHYVLNYFVCKITSAISEGINNKIKRFKRMAYGYRDVKYFLLKIHQHCGLLDPKLST, from the coding sequence ATGCGGTTAGATACTATCACAGAATTATTACGAATTCCAGGATTTAAAGTAACGCATATGATATCCAGCACGGAAAGCAGTATAGAGTTTTTATTGGAGCAAGAGGAAGAAAGAACGAGTGTATGTTCAGGTTGCGGTAAAGTGCACAATACGGCAGTGCATAGTGTGGGAAGAATAACAGTAGAAGACCTACCGATGAGTAGTAGGAGGGTATATTTGCACGTACCGAAGAGGAAATCGATGTGCCTTGAAGATGGGAGTATTCGGGTAGAGGAGCACGAGTGGATAAGGGGGAGATTTACGAAGCGTTTTGTGGAACAGGTGTATCGACTGACCTCAATAACGACAAATAAGGAAGCAGGATGGTTTCTTGGAATAGACGATGAGACGGTGTACCGGATAGATAAGGAGATGTTAGAGGAGTTATCACTGGAGAGAATTGAGAAAGTGAAGGCGCCGCGTCATATGAGTGTGGATGAGGTTGCATGGCAGAAGTGGCACAAGTATGTTACCAATGTTGTTGATGTGGAAAAGCGCAAGGTGATTTGGAATCACGATGGACGGGGCAAGACAACGCTGGATAAATTTTATCGTAAGATAGGCAAGGAAGGTTGTAAGAGGATAAAGGCAATGGCAAGTGATGGAGCAAAGGGTTTTCTTACGTCTACGAAAGAGCATTTGAAGAATGCCTTGATAGTATTGGATCATTTTCATGTAAAGAAGTATCTCAATGAGGCAGTAGATGCGGTAAGGAAGGAAGAACTCAGAAAAGCCAGGCAACAAAACCAGGAAGACTTGAGTCGAATTCTTCATTGCAACAAGAGGTTTATATTGATGCAAAATAAGGTTACAAATAAGCAGAAGGACATTTTAGATAAACTCTCAACGCTCAATGAGAAGGTATATAAGGCAATGCTTTTAAAGGAGCAGTTTCTTTCTCTTTATGTAGCAAGTAATCGAAGGGTAGCATATGCAAATCTGAGGGCGTGGATAGGGACAGCAATAAGGTCTGGGATAGCATCATTTGTAGAGCTAGGATACAAATTTTTCCGGAAGAGGCATTATGTTCTGAACTATTTTGTTTGCAAAATAACGTCTGCTATATCAGAAGGAATCAATAACAAAATAAAGAGGTTCAAGCGCATGGCATACGGTTATCGAGACGTCAAATACTTCTTACTCAAGATTCATCAACATTGCGGACTTCTTGACCCTAAGCTTTCAACTTAA